A region from the Chanodichthys erythropterus isolate Z2021 chromosome 5, ASM2448905v1, whole genome shotgun sequence genome encodes:
- the ky gene encoding kyphoscoliosis peptidase, which produces MSFATAKAQADQQPITTKNSNRGHQPEETATDSNNDTQKQNFDLKVEDGVVKYKLQNVSGSQETGIRDENSTKVCLIIKSHRGGSQSVEQNDPKPLTVVPTQENAASHKVLLENFDGKLCEEQRPSTKRQLSAESAAKSVSVRKRSTVKKSQEEIVKPLSVASPGTQSGRPYLPAVSSSQRKPRKLLFPSTDIFNKVDTFSIKKGKELRELEVFDAQKIACAVTEGSRNDLEKLRAIWIWLCHYIEYDLEGYLGLSPKICSSDEVIRKGKGVCSGYSGLCVEMCREVGIECVEVSGYSKGIGYQARHSLAEKRSDHEWNAVFVGGQWWLLDACWGAGTVDMKSKTFVKRYDDFYFLTEPSEFINSHFPDDQTWQLLTSPISMEEFELRPLKTSAFYQFGLTLTQPTQYKTITDDGEAVVSVRSSRPLTFSYEMRQQDPQTGALKQEEVDSSCGLLSVTQQGMKLRLLPPEPGAYEVKLFARREGESGLLRWVCSLELECPSIQKRQALPDNPYLNWGLAAGASALGVKDCSLAGEEVVEVGEGGECKVILYTSRPLMMVCELAHHELDATTAKRCLASQITAEQLVCNVMCPYKGFYRLSIFVQDYDSGSGTFQNAGNYLLHCQSPGLSPNVLYPADLGLWCGPGMRTQEAGLSHFSHTGAIVNAPQGRCNITFHCASPDLQIHTVLCAELHEEAHFPLSRYVLLTFTETKVTVSVCAPRAGVYRLALYGRKPPQQDYMSLCDFIIRSVCEKPGDPFPFVYSAWGRGCVLLEPRTGVLAPQSSASFRVRVPGAQRVCVVGEKRTDLKMNKSRVWEGEAATGNATQLKLAAVTKESNDMHVLMTFDVLNLENEL; this is translated from the exons ATGAGTTTCGCAACTGCAAAAG CTCAAGCTgatcagcaaccaatcacaacaaAAAACAGCAACCGAGGCCACCAACCAGAAGAAACTGCAACAGACTCAAACAATGACACACAGAAACAAAACTTCGATTTGAAAGTAGAAGATGGTGTGGTGAAATATAAACTTCAAAATGTATCTGGAAGCCAAGAGACCGGCATAAGGGATGAGAACAGCACCAAAGTCTGTTTGATTATTAAGAGCCACCGAGGAGGTTCACAGTCAGTGGAGCAAAATGACCCAAAGCCCTTAACCGTTGTACCGACACAAGAAAATGCTGCTTCTCATAAGGTACTGTTAGAGAACTTTGATGGGAAGTTATGTGAGGAACAAAGGCCGAGCACAAAGCGCCAACTGTCCGCCGAGAGCGCGGCGAAGTCAGTGAGCGTAAGAAAGAGGAGCACTGTGAAAAAGAGCCAAGAGGAGATTGTGAAACCCCTCTCAGTTGCCAGCCCTGGCACGCAATCTGGGAGACCTTATCTACCTGCAGTCTCCTCCTCTCAGAGGAAACCCAGAAAATTGCTGTTCCCCAGCACTGATATTTTCAACAAAGTAGACACATTTTCAATCAAGAAAGGAAAAGAG CTGAGGGAGCTGGAAGTATTTGATGCTCAGAAGATTGCGTGTGCAGTCACTGAGGGAAGCAGAAATGATCTGGAAAAACTCAGGGCCATATGGATCTGGCTATGCCATTATATTG AGTATGATTTAGAGGGATACCTTGGTCTTTCTCCGAAGATTTGCTCATCTGATGAGGTCATCAGGAAGGGAAAGGGTGTATGTAGTGGATACTCCGGTCTCTGTGTGGAAATGTGCAG gGAGGTGGGCATTGAGTGTGTGGAGGTGAGTGGGTACAGCAAAGGCATTGGATACCAGGCCAGGCACAGTTTAGCTGAGAAGCGTTCCGATCATGAGTGGAATGCTGTCTTCGTGGGGGGTCAGTGGTGGCTGCTTGATGCTTGCTGGGGCGCTGGAACTGTGGATATGAAAAGCAAAACATTTGTGAAGAG GTATGATGACTTTTATTTCCTGACTGAACCCAGTGAGTTCATAAACTCACATTTTCCTGATGACCAGACCTGGCAACTACTCACCTCACCCATCTCTATGGAAGAGTTTGAATTGAGACCCTTAAAGACCTCAGCATTTTATCAGTTTGGATTGACTCTCACACAACCTACACAGTACAAAACAATCACAG ATGACGGGGAAGCAGTTGTGTCTGTGAGATCCTCAAGACCATTGACCTTTTCGTATGAGATGAGGCAGCAGGATCCCCAGACAGGTGCTCTAAAGCAGGAGGAGGTTGACAGCTCCTGTGGTCTCCTGTCAGTTACTCAACAAGGGATGAAGCTGCGATTACTGCCCCCAGAGCCTGGGGCCTACGAGGTGAAACTGTTTGCCCGGCGAGAGGGTGAATCTGGTCTTCTGCGGTGGGTTTGCTCTCTCGAGCTGGAGTGCCCTAGTATCCAGAAGAGACAGGCCCTACCTGATAATCCCTATCTGAACTGGGGCCTGGCAGCAGGGGCATCGGCATTAGGTGTCAAGGATTGCAGCCTCGCTGGAGAAGAGGTTGTGGAGGTGGGTGAGGGTGGCGAGTGCAAGGTGATCCTATACACATCACGACCTCTGATGATGGTGTGTGAACTTGCGCACCACGAGCTCGATGCCACTACAGCCAAGCGCTGCCTTGCGTCGCAAATCACAGCAGAGCAGCTGGTGTGCAATGTCATGTGCCCGTACAAAGGATTTTACCGGCTGTCCATATTTGTGCAGGATTACGATAGTGGAAGTGGGACTTTTCAAAACGCCGGGAACTATCTGCTGCACTGTCAAAGTCCAGGGTTGAGTCCAAATGTTTTGTATCCTGCAGACCTTGGCCTGTGGTGTGGTCCTGGGATGCGTACTCAAGAAGCCGGACTGTCTCATTTCAGCCACACAGGGGCGATAGTGAATGCACCACAGGGGCGGTGCAACATCACCTTCCATTGCGCTTCGCCAGACCTGCAAATACACACAGTCCTCTGCGCTGAGCTCCACGAGGAGGCCCATTTTCCTCTGTCCCGATATGTACTCCTGACATTTACAGAAACTAAGGTAACTGTGAGTGTGTGCGCGCCCAGAGCAGGAGTTTATCGTCTTGCTCTTTATGGACGCAAACCCCCTCAGCAGGACTACATGTCTTTGTGTGACTTCATAATCAGGAGTGTGTGTGAAAAGCCCGGAGATCCATTCCCCTTTGTATATTCAGCGTGGGGAAGAGGGTGTGTGTTGCTGGAGCCCCGCACAGGTGTGCTGGCTCCACAAAGTTCAGCGAGTTTTCGCGTGCGGGTACCAGGTGCTCAAAGAGTGTGTGTCGTGGGGGAGAAACGAACGGATCTGAAGATGAATAAGAGCAGAGTTTGGGAAGGTGAGGCTGCCACTGGAAATGCCACACAACTCAAGCTCGCTGCTGTCACTAAAGAAAGCAATGACATGCATGTTCTCATGACCTTTGATGTCCTAAACCTGGAGAATGAACTGTGA